A genomic window from Glycine max cultivar Williams 82 chromosome 17, Glycine_max_v4.0, whole genome shotgun sequence includes:
- the LOC100805696 gene encoding BRAP2 RING ZnF UBP domain-containing protein 1 — protein sequence MFLLRVHSVEEEHPLDPRTIFQSQTNNPKFSQRRGALHLFRTSSHSSPSSLLFILAVPNYLSFHDFIPFCGPHLDRLHHLLFIRNDGTEDRYSVLIEFADHFAADAFYTNFNAKKFSPAEAEVCHILFLQSVEYSKYAEVAGTPPPGCTEIPTCPVCLERLDPDTSGILTTLCDHSFDCPCVSKWTYLSCQVCRFCQQQDEKPTCFICGTLDDLWVCMICGFVGCGRYKEGHAIQHWKDTQHCYSLDFKTQQIWDYVGDNYVHRLNQDQSKIDGKLEEMNFHCMSLEGECGMCECREDLGINGALFNSKVETIVDEYNRLLTSQLETQRQYYESLLVETKSKMESSMSEAVEKAAASEMLDIQNELEKCTEERNAIAEVNQKLIKNQEIWRKKVKEAEGREATSIKLKNERINDLEEQIRDIKIFLEAQKTIDKMSDSNGIKEGTVLPVAYEQSSPGHSKRNKKSGRRRN from the exons ATGTTCTTGCTCCGAGTCCACTCAGTGGAAGAGGAGCACCCTCTGGATCCCCGAACCATCTTCCAATCCCAAACCAACAACCCTAAATTCAGCCAACGCAGAGGCGCGCTCCACTTGTTCCGAACCTCTTCCCACTCCTCtccctcttctcttctcttcatcCTCGCCGTCCCCAACTACCTCTCCTTCCACGACTTCATTCCCTTCTGTGGGCCCCACCTCGACCGTCTCCACCACCTTCTCTTCATCAGGAACGACGGAACAGAAGATCGCTATAGCGTCTTGATCGAGTTCGCCGATCACTTTGCCGCCGACGCATTTTATACCAATTTCAATGCCAAGAAGTTTTCTCCTGCAgag GCAGAGGTGTGCCATATTTTGTTTCTGCAATCCGTGGAGTATTCAAAATATGCAGAAGTTGCGGGGACTCCTCCTCCTGGTTGTACGGAAATACCAACTTGTCCGGTTTGTCTTG AGAGGTTGGACCCAGATACGAGTGGGATTCTCACAACACTTTGCGACCACTCATTTGATTGCCCTTGTGTTTCAAAGTGGACGTATTTGTCTTGCCAG GTTTGTCGATTCTGTCAGCAACAGGATGAGAAGCCAACCTGTTTTATTTGTGGAACATTAGATGATCTCTGGGTTTGTATGATTTGTGGATTTGTTGGATGTGGAAG aTATAAAGAAGGACATGCTATTCAGCATTGGAAAGATACTCAGCATTGCTATTCTCTTGATTTTAAAACACAGCAAATTTGGGATTATGTGGGTGACAATTATGTCCATCGACTGAACCAGGACCAGTCTAAAATTGATGGCAAGTTGGAGGAGATGAATTTTCACTGTATGTCACTTGAAGGAGAATGTGGTATGTGTGAATGCCGTGAAGATTTAGGAATTAATGGGGCCCTTTTCAACAGCAAAGTTGAAACG ATTGTGGATGAATACAACCGTCTTCTTACATCTCAGTTGGAGACACAAAGACAA tattaTGAATCTTTACTAGTGGAGACAAAAAGTAAAATGGAAAGTTCCATGTCTGAAGCAGTGGAGAAAGCTGCAGCTTCTGAAATGCTGGATATCCAAAATGAACTGGAGAAGTGTACAGAAGAAAGAAATGCCATTGCTGAG GTCAATCAGAAACtcataaaaaatcaagagatatgGCGGAAGAAGGTTAAAGAAGCTGAAGGGAG GGAGGCTACATCAATTAAATTGAAGAATGAGAGGATAAATGATTTGGAGGAACAG ATTAGAGATATCAAGATTTTTCTTGAAGCGCAAAAAACAATTGATAAAATGTCAGATTCAAATGGGATCAAGGAGGGAACAGTCCTACCGGTGGCTTATGAGCAATCTTCTCCAGGCCACAgtaagagaaacaaaaagtcTGGTCGTAGGCGGAATTAG